One segment of Sesamum indicum cultivar Zhongzhi No. 13 linkage group LG4, S_indicum_v1.0, whole genome shotgun sequence DNA contains the following:
- the LOC105160572 gene encoding 40S ribosomal protein S13-like, with amino-acid sequence MGRMHSRGKGISASALPYKRTPPSWLKISSQDVEENICKFAKRGMTPSQIGVILRDSHGIGKILRILKAHGLAPEIPEDLYHLIKKAVAIRKHLERNRKDKDSKFRLILVESRIHRLARYYKKTKKLPPVWKYESTTASTLVA; translated from the exons ATGGGTCGTATGCACAGCCGCGG TAAGGGTATTTCCGCTTCAGCCCTCCCTTACAAGAGAACTCCCCCCAGCTGGCTCAAAATTTCTTCTCAAGAT GTTGAGGAGAATATCTGCAAGTTTGCTAAGAGGGGTATGACGCCATCACAGATCGGTGTGATTCTCCGTGATTCTCATGGTATTGGCAAGATCCTTCGTATTCTCAAGGCTcatg GGCTTGCACCGGAGATTCCAGAGGATCTGTACCACTTGATAAAGAAGGCCGTAGCAATCAGGAAGCATTTGGAGAGGAACAGGAAGGATAAGGACTCCAAATTCAGGTTGATTTTGGTGGAGAGCAGGATTCACCGCCTTGCCCGTTACTACAAGAAGACCAAGAAGCTTCCCCCTGTCTGGAAATA CGAATCAACCACTGCCAGCACTCTTGTGGCTTAG